The region CGCCCCTCTTCTCACAGCCTGCGTGTGGCGGATCATATCTTCCATAGTTGCCGGCAATGTATCTGAATAACCGAGCACATTGTTTGCCAGGGAATCTCCCACAAGTATGGCATCTACACCAGCCTGATGGACAATACTGGCAAATACGGAGTCATAAGCGGTTAGCATTACTATTGGTTTTTTCCCCTTCATAGATTTGAATTTGTTTACGTTCATTATCCCACCTCACCCTTGATTTTGATCAGAATATCTATCATATCATCATAAAGCTTTTTGTATTCAGGAAACGTTTTCACGAAGATCTCCCGTTCTTTCTCAACGATAAGCCAATCCTCCCTTGCAACAGGTCCCGTCAGAGACTTTTGAACACCTTTTTTAAGAATATTATGCACAGAGCTCATCATGAGTTTTGGTATCACTTCTTGAAATCCTTTTATATTGTAAAGCTTGTAGAGTTTCTCGGAAAGGTAAGCCAGTGCCACATTGAAATTTGACGCAATCACAGCTGCAAGATGATAAGCCCCCTTGGACCCATAAGGAATCTCAACCCAGCAATTTGATATTTTTTCTACGATTTGTTTTGCAACCAGAAGGCCTTCTCTATTTCCCTCTATGCCAAAGCAGCATGTTTTTATATATTTGAGGGCATTTTCTTCATCGGCAAATGACAGATTTGGATGGATCGAACCACGAGCCCAGCCTTTTTGATCAAAATCTTTGAAAATTTCTGAATCAAGAAAGCCGCTGAAATGAAAAGCACTGGCTTCTTCTAATCTATTTTTCAATTTGTGATACACTTCAGAGATCGATTGATCTGGGACGGCAAAAAAGGTAACTCCTTTTAAGGTGAAATCTTCTTCATAGGTTTTTGGAAACCCCTGTCCTATTTTTGCAACAAAATCTTCAGCTCTTTGCTTCGAACGTGAAACAACACAGCCAATCGAAAAATCCTCCTCCAATAAAATTTTACATAAAACGAAAGCCACTTTACTTGTACCAACTACATTAATATTCATAAACTCATCACCAAATAAATTAAACCACATGAGATGGTAAAATTAATTTGTGGAAGAGTTACGCAAGGAGGAAAAAAATGAAGTGCAGAAAATGTTCGAAAACTGCTGTGATACGTTTGAGGCAGCACAATACTGCGTTTTGTGAGGAACATTTTAACGAATATTTTGAAAAACGTGTTGAAAGAACCATAAACGAATATTCCATGTTCAATAAATCGGAAAAGCTTCTTGTTGCTGTTTCTGGTGGAAAGGATAGCTCAGTTGCCTGGTATGTTTTAAAAAAATTGGGTTATACCACATCGGGGTTGTTTATAGATCTTGGTACTGAAAACAATACAGAAATTGTTAAGAAAATTTCTGAAAAAACAGGTGAAGAACTGTTAATTGTCAATGGAAAGCAGTATTTTGGAGGACTTACTGTAGCTGAAATTTCTCGTATTGTTAAACGGCCAACATGCTCGATTTGCGGTCTTATAAGAAGATATATAATGAATAAGGTCGCTTATGAGAAAAATTTCGACGCTGTTATCACAGGACACAATCTGGATGATGAGGTTTCGTTTCTACTCGGCAATGTTCTCAACTGGCAGGTAGAGTATATAAAAAGACAGGCACCTGTTCTGGAATCTAACGGAAGATTAATTAAAAAAGCCAAACCATTGGTGTGGTTGACAGAAAAAGAAATTTATGTGTATGCTTTAATCAATCGCTTAACTTTCTCAACTGAAAGATGCCCTTTTTCAAAAAATGCAAGTTCTCTCAAATACAAAAAGGTGTTGAATGAACTTGAAATAACTCAACCGGGTGTCAAACTCAGATTTTACAAAGAATTTCAGAAAAAAGATCTTTTTGGTTCAGATAATGAAGAAAAAGCCAGATTATCAGAATGTGCAATTTGCGGATACCCAACTACGGGTAAGGTGTGCAGTTTCTGCAGATTGGAAGAGATGGTAAAAGATGCCATGGGAAAACAAGAGGATTGAATTTTATATCCCAGTTTTCGTTGCTCTGCTCATGATAATAGGCCTTGCAGTTATTTACAGTGCCACACGAGATTCTGGTATGAATTATTTGAAAAGACAGATTATATGGGACATTTTGGGAATTATTGTTCTTTTCGCTAGCGTTTTTTTACGCGAAAGGGATATTCGAAGGTCAGTTTGGATGGTTTATTTTGCAGCCATTGCTTCACTTGCCCTTGTTCTTGTTTTTGGGACAACTTCCGGCGGTGCACGTAGATGGTTTGACCTGAAGGCTGGTTATTTTCAACCATCTGAACTTGGAAAAATAGCCGTCGTGCTTGTGAGTGCAACACTTCTTTCAAAGCCGACTGTAAAGCGTGTTCTGGTTTCTTTGATTTCTATGTCTGCTGTGTTGTTGTTGATAGCTGCTGAACCAGACCTTGGTACAGCGGTTTTGATAGCTGCCGTTTGGTTTATCATTCTCGTTTGCTCGAAAGCGTCTATGAAGCTAATATCGATCATTTTGATTATGATAATTGCAATGATTCCGTTTTTGTATTTCTTTGGTTTAAAAGATTACCAGAGAGATAGAATTCTTTCCTTCCTTTCGCCATCAACGTATGCACAAAGTAGTGCCTACAATGTTATTCAATCTTTGCACGCGATTGGTTCTGGGGGACTCTTGGGAAGAGGCTATCTCAAAGGCCCTGCAACGATATGGAAATATGTACCGAAAAATCATACTGACTTCATTTTATCTGTTTTGGGTGAGGAATTTGGCTTTGCTGGTGTCCTGACCTGCCTTTTTTTGTATATGGCCCTGGCTTTTAGAATACTTCGCACTATCATGTTTGCGAAAGATGAATTCTGGCAACTCATCAATACTGGTATAATGGCAACTTTCGTTTTACATGTTTTCGAAAACATGGGAATGGCGATGGGAATAACTCCAGTAACAGGTATTCCGCTGCCTTTTATCAGCTATGGAGGCTCTTCCACACTCTTTTTCTGTATACAGCTGGGTTTAGTAATGAAATCTTATGCTGTTGGCAAAGCTGGTAAAAAATTGGAAGGAGGGTAATTGTGGTAAGGAAAACAAGGGAAAGCATAGTTACTTTTCTGATCTTTCTTTTCATAGTGGCACTGATAGGCGGTCTGTTTCTATCCGTTTTCTCTTTTTTCTATTATTTGAATCAGAAAAAAGAATACGAAAAGAGCTTAACTTCACTTGAGAAAAAGATAACTACCTTGAATGAAAGAATAAACAGGTTGGAAAATTTTATTGGACCCAACTCTACGATGG is a window of Pseudothermotoga elfii DSM 9442 = NBRC 107921 DNA encoding:
- a CDS encoding Rossmann-like and DUF2520 domain-containing protein; protein product: MNINVVGTSKVAFVLCKILLEEDFSIGCVVSRSKQRAEDFVAKIGQGFPKTYEEDFTLKGVTFFAVPDQSISEVYHKLKNRLEEASAFHFSGFLDSEIFKDFDQKGWARGSIHPNLSFADEENALKYIKTCCFGIEGNREGLLVAKQIVEKISNCWVEIPYGSKGAYHLAAVIASNFNVALAYLSEKLYKLYNIKGFQEVIPKLMMSSVHNILKKGVQKSLTGPVAREDWLIVEKEREIFVKTFPEYKKLYDDMIDILIKIKGEVG
- a CDS encoding TIGR00269 family protein is translated as MKCRKCSKTAVIRLRQHNTAFCEEHFNEYFEKRVERTINEYSMFNKSEKLLVAVSGGKDSSVAWYVLKKLGYTTSGLFIDLGTENNTEIVKKISEKTGEELLIVNGKQYFGGLTVAEISRIVKRPTCSICGLIRRYIMNKVAYEKNFDAVITGHNLDDEVSFLLGNVLNWQVEYIKRQAPVLESNGRLIKKAKPLVWLTEKEIYVYALINRLTFSTERCPFSKNASSLKYKKVLNELEITQPGVKLRFYKEFQKKDLFGSDNEEKARLSECAICGYPTTGKVCSFCRLEEMVKDAMGKQED
- the rodA gene encoding rod shape-determining protein RodA; protein product: MPWENKRIEFYIPVFVALLMIIGLAVIYSATRDSGMNYLKRQIIWDILGIIVLFASVFLRERDIRRSVWMVYFAAIASLALVLVFGTTSGGARRWFDLKAGYFQPSELGKIAVVLVSATLLSKPTVKRVLVSLISMSAVLLLIAAEPDLGTAVLIAAVWFIILVCSKASMKLISIILIMIIAMIPFLYFFGLKDYQRDRILSFLSPSTYAQSSAYNVIQSLHAIGSGGLLGRGYLKGPATIWKYVPKNHTDFILSVLGEEFGFAGVLTCLFLYMALAFRILRTIMFAKDEFWQLINTGIMATFVLHVFENMGMAMGITPVTGIPLPFISYGGSSTLFFCIQLGLVMKSYAVGKAGKKLEGG